The genomic interval CAACCAATTGGTTTTTTGAAAGTGCATACATCGTAATATTTTTATCAAGCAACGTATCAGTATTGATAAAGGCTTTAACTTTTACATGTAAAGATTCTTCTAGTAACTTTAATCCAAATAATAAATTTGTTTCTACAATTAAAGAGGGTTTTGTATCTTTTCTTCCATAATTTGTAACCGTATTAATCACAACATCAATAATATGGTTTTGAAAAATTTCTGACAAATCTATTTTATCACTATCATAGCAATGGATTTTGTCCAAATAATCTTTTATTCTAAAAGTATCTGAAGTTGATCTTTTTAAGGCAACAACCGTATATCCTTTTTCAATAAAAAACTTTAAAAGGTGACTTCCTAGAAACCCTGTTGAACCACTTAATAAAACCGTCATAAATTATATTGCCCACTCAATTTTTTTACATACAGCATCACTAATATAATGTTCTAAATCGTGTTGTGTCAAAATTATATTTTCTTCATAGAAAGATCTATACCATTTTACGGTCTTCTCAAATGTTTTTTTGCTATCCCAAACGTCCTTCCAATGAAGCTTTATATGCGCTTTTGAACAATCTAATTTCAAAAGACTAGCCTCATGAAGCTGATTCGGTACTTGATTGATCTCATAGTCAATTTTATCCCAATGTTGTTTTACATGTAAAACAACCTCTTCAACGCAAATACTTCCTTCATCACTTGGTCCAAAGTTCCAAGCCTCTCCAAATGCTACTTTTTCTTCAAGAAGTTTTTGCCCTACTTGCAAATAGCCACTAAGAGGCTCGAGCACGTGTTGCCAGGGTCTGGTTGCTTTTGGATTGCGAATACTCACTTTTTTACCTTGTGAAACAGAGAGCATAATATCTGTTATCAATCTATCGTGAGCCCAATCGCCTCCACCAATCACATTACCGGCTCGGCACGTTGCAAGCAGTGTCTGATGCGATTTTTTATATTCATTGATATTAAAATAAGAGTTTCGATAAGAGGTTGCTAGCAAATCGGCACACCCTTTGGAGGAACTGTAAGGATCATACCCACCCATTGGGTCATTTTCGCGATATCCCCAAACCCATTCTCTGTTTTCATACGCTTTATCACTGGTGATATTTACAATCGCTTTAAGCTGATGTTTACGACATGCTTCAAAGACTTTAAGGGTTCCTATCACATTAGTTTCATAGGTTTCTATTGGATTTACATACGAAGGTCTGACTAACGCTTGCGCAGCAAGATGAAAAACGATATCTGGCTTGTAGGTATCAAATGTATGATCGAGCTTTTCTAAATCTCTTATATCTCCAATAACAGAGACGATATCCAATTTTAAAAGTTCAAGATGATTAGGAGTTGTAGGAGCAGATAGAGAATAACCTATAACATTAGCACCCATTTGTTTTAGCCAAAAAACAAGCCACGAGCCTTTAAAGCCTGTATGTCCTGTGACTAAAACGGTTTTATTTTTATACATTCCACCAAAAAGATGTTGCATTACCAAACTTTCCATGGTGCTTTGCCACTATCCCAAAGCTTTTGCAATTCTTGTTTATCTCTTAATGTATCCATCGGCTTCCAAAAACCATTATGTTTGAATGTAAAAATTTCACCATCTTTGGCTAAATTTTGAAGAGGAGTTTGCTCAAAAATAGTATCATTACCCTCTGTAATATAATCAAATACTTTAGGCTCACAGACAAAAAATCCTGCATTAATCCATCCACCATCGCCTTTTGGTTTTTCAAGAAAATGGGTAACTTGGCTGTTATCTGCAATATTCAGAGCGCCAAATCTTCCATCTGGCTGTGCACTTGTCATTGTCATGGCTTTACCATGAGATTTATGAAAGGTTACAAGTTCTTCAATATTTATATCACTTACGCCATCACCATAAGTAAGCATAAAAGGCTCATTGCCAATAAAATCTTGAGCTCTTTTAACTCGTCCACCTGTCATACTTTCAAGACCTGTATCAAGAAGTGTGACTTTCCATGGCTCACTGGAATTGTTGTGTACTTGCATAGAGCCATCAGACATATCTATCGTAACATCACTCTGGTGTAAAAAATAATTTGCGAAGAATTCTTTAATATAATAACCTTTGTAGCCAAGCAGTATTACAAACTCATTAAAACCATAATGAGAATATATTTTCATAATATGCCATAAAATTGGTTTGCTCCCGATATCTACCATAGGTTTTGGGCGAATATCAGTCTCTTCAGAAAGTCTCGTACCAAATCCACCTGCTAATAGCAACACTTTCATTTTTGTAGTCCTTGCGATACAAAAAGCTCATAAACTGTCTTAATCCCCTCATCCAATTCCATCTTATGGTTCCAACCCAAAGCATGTAATTTGGAAGAATCGCAGAGTTTCAACATGGTTCCATCAGGTTTTGAAGTATTGTAAATAAGCTTTCCTTCATACCCAATCACCTTTTGGACTAATTCTGCTAATTCTTGAATACTAACCTCTTTGCCTGTGCCAATATTAATATGCGTATTGCGAACCTCTTTTTTATCTTTCGCAACATCTTTAAAATCAACTTTTTCCATGATAAAAACACACGCATCTGCCATATCTTCAGAGTATAAAAACTCTCTTCTTGGTTTTCCGCTTCCCCAAATTTCAACTTCTTTGTCCACACGTTGCTTTGCTTCGTGAATTTTGCGAATAAGCGCAGGGAGAACATGGGATGTTTGAAGATCAAAATTATCATTAGGTCCATACAGGTTGGTTGGCATGACAGAGATAAAGTTAGTGCCATATTGAAGATTATAACTCTCGCACATTTTGATACCTGCAATTTTGGCTATGGCATAAGGCTCATTGGTATATTCAAGCTCATTCGTAAGTAAAGATTCTTCATTCATTGGCTGTGGTGTATTTTTAGGGTAAATGCAGGTTGAGCCTAAAAAGAGCAATTTTTTTACACCTTGTACATAGCTTTGATGAATGACATTATTTTGAATCTGTAAATTCTCATAGATAAAATCCGCTCTATAGGTATTGTTTGCGACAATCCCCCCAACTTTGGCAGCTGCTAAAAAAACATACTCTGGTTTTTCTTGCTCAAAAAAACTTTTGACGGCTTCTTGATGGGTCAAATCAAGCTCGGCATGGGTTCGTGTAATGATGTTTGTATACCCTTTACATGTAAGGTTTTTCACAATCGCAGAACCCACAAGCCCTCGGTGCCCTGCGACATAAATTTTGCTGGTTTTATTCATGAGGCATCTCAACTTTATAGTTATTTTTCAAATTTTCAAAAATATGTTTTAGCGTATCGAACTGTGCGAAGATATCATTAATCGCTTGACTCATCGCTTCAGGCTCATCATCATATTGATGGGCAATATTATTTCTAACTTTTCTTAAAAGTATCCAATCTTCAGCACTGGTAAGAATTTCTCTTTTTTCTAGTTCATGCAAGAAATCTAAAAAACTTAACTTTTGAAAATCAGGATTGTAATTTTGCAAAATTAGTTTGAAGATTTTATCGCCTATCGTATCTTGTAGCTTTGAAAATCTAAATAAAAATTGATCGATATTTTTCACTTCTTCATCTGTTAAATTGCTATATTGATGATGAGAAAGGGGTAATATCTCTTTCGTTACGTCATAAGCTTTTTTCATTCTTTGTAAATGCTTTTCACATTCTTGAAAATATTTTTGAAGTTTAATTTGATCCATATTTAATTCCACCTTGTGCTTGTGAATCTCTTGCTCTATGAGCCTTGTATCATCTCTTTGAAACACTATATCAACTTTTTGCTCGCCTATTTTTTCTTCAAGTTTGATTAAAAACACGGTTTTTTTTGAGTAGATATCTTCACTATAAGGAACATCCAAAAAAAGGTCAATATCACCACCTTTTTGTGTATCGTCTGCACGACTACCAAAAAGATATATTTTTCCCTGTCCAAATACCTCTTTAAATGTCATAACAATAGATTCGACTTCAAAAAATGATAAACGCATGTTTGTCCTTACTCAAAATAACTCATAATTTTATAGCCACCCTCTTTGAGGTAGACATCTTTGGTCATCAGTTTAAGATCAGATTTCATCATATCATTGACCAAATCTTCAAGATTGTGCTCCCTCGTCCATCCTAACTTTTGCTCTGCTTTACTTGGATCACCCAAAAGCAGATCAACTTCGGTTGGTCTAAAATAGCGTGGATCAACGGCTACAACCTCTTTACCGATTTCAACGTGATAGAGTGGATTTAAACACGATTTTACAACACCCATTTCATTCACACCTTCGCCTTTAAACTCAAGCTCAATGCCACAGTATCCAAACGCCATGCGTACAAAATCACGCACCATTGTTGTTGTTCCTGTTGCAATCACCCAGTCTTCTGGCTCTGGAGCTTGAAGGATCATCCACATCATACGCACGTAATCTTTTGCATGACCCCAATCACGTTTTGCGTTAAGATTGCCAAGGTAGAGTTTATCTTGCAATCCAAGCGCGATTTTACTCGCTGCTCGTGTGATTTTACGGGTTACAAAGGTCTCTCCACGCACAGGAGATTCGTGATTAAATAAAATGCCATTACACGCAAACATACCATACGCTTCTCTGTAATTCACCGTAA from Sulfurospirillum multivorans DSM 12446 carries:
- the rfbG gene encoding CDP-glucose 4,6-dehydratase — encoded protein: MESLVMQHLFGGMYKNKTVLVTGHTGFKGSWLVFWLKQMGANVIGYSLSAPTTPNHLELLKLDIVSVIGDIRDLEKLDHTFDTYKPDIVFHLAAQALVRPSYVNPIETYETNVIGTLKVFEACRKHQLKAIVNITSDKAYENREWVWGYRENDPMGGYDPYSSSKGCADLLATSYRNSYFNINEYKKSHQTLLATCRAGNVIGGGDWAHDRLITDIMLSVSQGKKVSIRNPKATRPWQHVLEPLSGYLQVGQKLLEEKVAFGEAWNFGPSDEGSICVEEVVLHVKQHWDKIDYEINQVPNQLHEASLLKLDCSKAHIKLHWKDVWDSKKTFEKTVKWYRSFYEENIILTQHDLEHYISDAVCKKIEWAI
- the rfbF gene encoding glucose-1-phosphate cytidylyltransferase; this encodes MKVLLLAGGFGTRLSEETDIRPKPMVDIGSKPILWHIMKIYSHYGFNEFVILLGYKGYYIKEFFANYFLHQSDVTIDMSDGSMQVHNNSSEPWKVTLLDTGLESMTGGRVKRAQDFIGNEPFMLTYGDGVSDINIEELVTFHKSHGKAMTMTSAQPDGRFGALNIADNSQVTHFLEKPKGDGGWINAGFFVCEPKVFDYITEGNDTIFEQTPLQNLAKDGEIFTFKHNGFWKPMDTLRDKQELQKLWDSGKAPWKVW
- a CDS encoding GDP-L-fucose synthase family protein; translation: MNKTSKIYVAGHRGLVGSAIVKNLTCKGYTNIITRTHAELDLTHQEAVKSFFEQEKPEYVFLAAAKVGGIVANNTYRADFIYENLQIQNNVIHQSYVQGVKKLLFLGSTCIYPKNTPQPMNEESLLTNELEYTNEPYAIAKIAGIKMCESYNLQYGTNFISVMPTNLYGPNDNFDLQTSHVLPALIRKIHEAKQRVDKEVEIWGSGKPRREFLYSEDMADACVFIMEKVDFKDVAKDKKEVRNTHINIGTGKEVSIQELAELVQKVIGYEGKLIYNTSKPDGTMLKLCDSSKLHALGWNHKMELDEGIKTVYELFVSQGLQK
- a CDS encoding nucleotidyltransferase domain-containing protein, which gives rise to MRLSFFEVESIVMTFKEVFGQGKIYLFGSRADDTQKGGDIDLFLDVPYSEDIYSKKTVFLIKLEEKIGEQKVDIVFQRDDTRLIEQEIHKHKVELNMDQIKLQKYFQECEKHLQRMKKAYDVTKEILPLSHHQYSNLTDEEVKNIDQFLFRFSKLQDTIGDKIFKLILQNYNPDFQKLSFLDFLHELEKREILTSAEDWILLRKVRNNIAHQYDDEPEAMSQAINDIFAQFDTLKHIFENLKNNYKVEMPHE
- the gmd gene encoding GDP-mannose 4,6-dehydratase, translating into MNQKVALITGITGQDGSYLAEFLLKKGYIVHGLKRRSSLFNTDRIDHLYQDPHVENRNLILHHGDMTDSMNLTRIIQETQPDEIYNLAAMSHVAVSFETPEYVANADGTGTLRILEAVRLLGLEKKTKIYQASTSELYGKVQETPQKETTPFYPRSPYAVAKMYAYWITVNYREAYGMFACNGILFNHESPVRGETFVTRKITRAASKIALGLQDKLYLGNLNAKRDWGHAKDYVRMMWMILQAPEPEDWVIATGTTTMVRDFVRMAFGYCGIELEFKGEGVNEMGVVKSCLNPLYHVEIGKEVVAVDPRYFRPTEVDLLLGDPSKAEQKLGWTREHNLEDLVNDMMKSDLKLMTKDVYLKEGGYKIMSYFE